From one Sphingomonas sp. BT-65 genomic stretch:
- a CDS encoding amidohydrolase family protein, translated as MRMIALALALAATPAAAQTIAVTHAEAWTMESGEPVKDATILIENGKIVSVTPGGSVPQDASVIDARGKPVTPGLMNGATQVGLIETASADTRDQGSADDRNPGFDPARALNGNSTLVDLIRADGITRALVYPAQSRIPVFAGEPVIARFREGVDILGEREVAVYAVIGGGAWDKLGSRAQQWTVLRKVLSDAKGAMAARDAGDAKKRDRHGPPPGRGRRAGEELIRGVIAGETPLAIHTNRESDIREAVKLASDFGIRVIIVEGVQAWRAADALAAAKIPVVLDPSTNLPGSFDELGARQDNAAILTRAGVKVAFGLAGGRIHSNYNAGMALREGAGIAVANGLPYADALRAVTVNPLSIWSKGGGTLAPGSEADLVVWDGDPLEPSTNATAVIVEGRWVSARSRQDLLAERYRDIR; from the coding sequence ATGAGGATGATCGCATTGGCGCTGGCGCTCGCCGCGACGCCCGCCGCCGCCCAGACGATCGCGGTCACCCATGCCGAAGCCTGGACGATGGAATCGGGCGAGCCGGTGAAGGACGCCACCATCCTGATCGAGAACGGCAAGATCGTCTCGGTCACGCCGGGCGGTAGCGTGCCGCAGGATGCGAGCGTGATCGACGCGCGCGGCAAGCCCGTGACGCCGGGGCTGATGAACGGCGCGACCCAGGTCGGGCTGATCGAGACCGCGTCGGCCGACACGCGCGATCAGGGATCGGCCGACGACCGCAATCCCGGCTTCGATCCGGCGCGCGCGCTCAACGGCAATTCGACCCTGGTCGACCTGATCCGCGCCGATGGCATCACGCGCGCGCTGGTCTATCCCGCGCAATCGCGCATCCCGGTGTTCGCCGGGGAGCCGGTGATCGCGCGCTTCCGCGAGGGCGTCGATATCCTGGGCGAGCGCGAGGTGGCGGTCTATGCCGTGATCGGCGGCGGGGCGTGGGACAAGCTCGGCTCGCGCGCGCAGCAATGGACCGTGCTGCGCAAGGTGTTGAGCGATGCCAAGGGCGCGATGGCGGCCCGCGATGCGGGTGACGCCAAGAAACGCGATCGCCACGGTCCGCCGCCCGGTCGTGGCCGTCGCGCGGGGGAGGAACTGATCCGCGGCGTGATCGCGGGCGAGACGCCGCTGGCGATCCACACCAACCGCGAGTCCGACATTCGCGAGGCCGTCAAGCTGGCCAGCGATTTCGGCATCCGCGTGATCATCGTCGAGGGCGTCCAAGCATGGCGCGCCGCCGACGCGCTCGCAGCGGCGAAGATCCCGGTGGTGCTCGATCCTTCGACGAACCTGCCCGGCAGCTTCGACGAGCTGGGCGCGCGGCAGGACAATGCCGCGATCCTGACGCGGGCGGGGGTGAAGGTCGCCTTCGGCCTCGCGGGCGGGCGGATTCATTCGAACTACAATGCCGGGATGGCGTTGCGCGAGGGCGCCGGGATCGCGGTGGCCAACGGGCTGCCCTATGCCGATGCGCTGCGCGCGGTGACGGTCAATCCGCTGAGCATCTGGAGCAAGGGCGGCGGGACGCTGGCGCCCGGTAGCGAGGCCGATCTGGTGGTGTGGGACGGCGACCCGCTCGAGCCGTCAACCAACGCGACGGCTGTGATCGTCGAGGGACGTTGGGTATCGGCGCGCTCGCGGCAGGATCTGCTTGCCGAGCGCTACAGGGATATTCGGTGA
- a CDS encoding amidohydrolase family protein — protein sequence MDEAIQPGAVMMMKGVRFGAAVAMAAMLAAPGAAQTGQAPWKSDPFPSRYKPAAPDDMLLRGATILDGAGGRIDGGDVLVRGGRIVAVGKALANPGVREVDAKGRWITPGVIDVHSHDGTYVLPLTDIDREASDVAEVATPNAADTWIETAVNAQDMAFDRALAAGVTTIQILPGSTPIFAGRSVVVKPVRASTVWGMKAAGAVQGFKMACGENPKSWGASKDNDGPTSRQGVVAYMRQAFLDAQAYGRDRAAGKAGRDLRKEALLGILAGDVRVNLHCYRAGDIAAVLSVAKEFGFRIGAIHHATEAYKVPGLLRESGTCAAVWADWWGFKMEAQDAVRAEAPLLERAGVCVMMHSDSAADGQRLNITAAKAAAAGRRIGIETLPETMIKWTTSNPARLLGLDRQVGTLAPGYRADLVLWSGDPFSIYTKADLVLIDGAVAWDRAKPPAAPVSDFELGRGGVR from the coding sequence GTGGATGAAGCGATTCAACCGGGGGCGGTGATGATGATGAAGGGGGTTCGGTTCGGGGCGGCGGTTGCGATGGCGGCGATGCTGGCCGCGCCGGGTGCGGCGCAGACCGGGCAGGCACCGTGGAAGAGCGATCCGTTCCCGAGCCGCTACAAGCCCGCCGCGCCCGACGACATGCTGTTGCGCGGGGCGACGATCCTCGACGGCGCGGGCGGGCGGATCGACGGCGGCGACGTGCTGGTGCGCGGCGGCAGGATCGTCGCGGTGGGCAAGGCGCTGGCCAATCCCGGCGTGCGCGAGGTGGATGCCAAGGGGCGCTGGATCACGCCCGGCGTGATCGATGTGCACAGCCATGACGGCACCTATGTGCTCCCGCTCACCGACATCGATCGCGAGGCATCCGACGTAGCGGAGGTCGCGACGCCGAACGCTGCCGACACCTGGATCGAGACTGCAGTCAACGCGCAGGACATGGCGTTCGACCGTGCGCTCGCGGCGGGGGTGACGACCATCCAGATCCTGCCCGGCTCGACCCCGATCTTTGCGGGACGCTCAGTGGTGGTGAAGCCGGTGCGCGCGTCGACCGTGTGGGGGATGAAGGCTGCGGGGGCCGTGCAGGGCTTCAAGATGGCGTGCGGCGAGAACCCCAAGAGTTGGGGCGCCAGCAAGGACAATGACGGGCCGACCAGCCGGCAGGGGGTGGTCGCCTATATGCGGCAGGCGTTCCTCGACGCGCAGGCCTATGGCCGCGACCGTGCCGCGGGGAAGGCGGGGCGCGACCTCAGGAAGGAAGCGCTGCTCGGCATCCTGGCGGGCGACGTGCGGGTGAACCTGCATTGCTACCGCGCGGGGGATATCGCCGCGGTGCTGTCGGTCGCGAAGGAGTTCGGCTTCCGCATTGGCGCGATCCATCACGCGACCGAGGCGTACAAGGTGCCGGGGCTGCTGCGCGAGAGCGGGACGTGCGCGGCGGTGTGGGCCGACTGGTGGGGCTTCAAGATGGAAGCGCAGGACGCGGTGCGTGCCGAGGCGCCGCTGCTCGAACGCGCCGGGGTGTGCGTGATGATGCATTCGGACTCGGCGGCGGACGGCCAGCGACTCAACATCACCGCGGCCAAGGCGGCGGCGGCGGGGCGGCGCATTGGGATCGAGACCCTGCCCGAGACGATGATCAAATGGACCACCAGCAACCCGGCTAGGCTACTGGGGCTGGACAGGCAGGTGGGGACACTGGCGCCGGGATACCGCGCGGACCTGGTGCTGTGGTCGGGCGATCCGTTCAGCATCTACACCAAGGCCGATCTCGTGCTGATCGACGGCGCGGTGGCGTGGGACCGGGCAAAACCGCCCGCCGCGCCTGTGTCCGACTTCGAACTCGGGCGGGGAGGCGTGCGGTGA
- a CDS encoding FMN-binding negative transcriptional regulator translates to METRDKRPLFERFDDADVRALIEGYPLAWVCGGGAGALEASLLPLVGVYDGEGRLIELIGHLMRSNPLHRALIEDSRATILFSGPDAYVSPEHAGRRDWAPTWNYAQVKVSAEIAFDETLTEYSLKVLIDAMEAARARPWGVEELGSRYQAMLGRIIGFRARVTGLSGKFKLGQDEDSATLHAILGALPDAGSVAWMKRFNRGR, encoded by the coding sequence GTGGAGACACGGGACAAGCGGCCGCTGTTCGAGCGGTTCGACGATGCCGATGTGCGCGCGCTGATCGAGGGCTATCCGCTCGCCTGGGTATGCGGCGGCGGGGCAGGGGCGCTCGAGGCGAGCCTGTTGCCGCTGGTCGGTGTTTATGATGGCGAGGGCCGGCTGATCGAGTTGATCGGGCATCTGATGCGGTCCAATCCGCTCCACCGTGCACTGATCGAGGATTCGCGCGCGACGATCCTGTTCAGCGGGCCGGACGCCTATGTCAGCCCCGAGCATGCCGGGCGGCGCGACTGGGCGCCGACCTGGAACTATGCGCAGGTCAAGGTGAGCGCCGAGATCGCGTTCGACGAGACGCTGACCGAATATTCGCTCAAGGTGCTGATCGACGCGATGGAGGCGGCGCGTGCGCGGCCCTGGGGCGTCGAGGAGCTGGGTTCGCGCTACCAGGCGATGCTCGGACGGATCATCGGCTTCCGGGCGCGCGTGACCGGGCTTTCGGGCAAGTTCAAGCTCGGACAGGACGAGGACAGCGCGACGCTGCACGCAATTCTGGGCGCACTGCCCGACGCCGGGAGCGTGGCGTGGATGAAGCGATTCAACCGGGGGCGGTGA
- a CDS encoding PLP-dependent aminotransferase family protein, which translates to MLRPWQVSLGERIDPARDVPIYMQIIQALIRDIERGRLTSGTYLPSSRELAQVLGVNRKTVVLAYEDLIAQGWLDSAGTRGTMVSASLPEPANKQRTEAEATMSNAPIDYRYAIPPERPLALPSGPGLKLDEGAPDGRLFPAELLARAYRSAAHRASRENRFQYGNPRGTPALRESIATMLKSQRGLPVTAENICITRGSQNGIFLAAHVLVRPGDTVIVEALTYEPAIAAFRALGANVVAVGLDEDGIDIEAVEHACRRNAVRAVFVTPHHQFPTTVSLRPERRLRLLELSHQFGYAIIEDDYDHEFHFESQPLLPMAGYGPGHVIYVGSMSKLLLPALRIGYVAAPPPVIDAIAHMVSLTDGMGNALTEDAAAELIENGELRRHARKVRQVYAKRRESFAAEIDRTLGDIADYKMPDGGLAFWLRFRTDLDAMEARAAAMGLRFASSRSFMTRDDAPRGLRIGFASLNEHEARTAVAALREAAG; encoded by the coding sequence ATGCTGCGTCCATGGCAAGTCAGCCTGGGGGAGCGAATCGATCCCGCACGCGACGTTCCGATCTACATGCAGATCATCCAGGCGCTGATCCGCGACATCGAGCGCGGGCGCCTCACCTCGGGCACCTACCTTCCCTCCAGCCGCGAGCTGGCGCAGGTTCTCGGCGTCAACCGCAAGACCGTGGTGCTCGCCTATGAGGATCTGATCGCGCAGGGCTGGCTCGATTCGGCCGGCACGCGCGGCACGATGGTCTCCGCCTCGCTGCCCGAGCCCGCCAACAAGCAGCGGACCGAGGCCGAGGCGACGATGAGCAACGCGCCGATCGACTATCGCTACGCCATCCCGCCCGAGCGCCCGCTCGCCTTGCCCTCCGGCCCCGGCCTCAAGCTCGACGAGGGCGCGCCCGATGGCCGCCTCTTCCCCGCCGAGCTGCTCGCCCGCGCCTATCGCTCTGCCGCGCACCGCGCCTCGCGGGAGAACCGCTTCCAGTACGGCAACCCGCGCGGCACCCCTGCCCTGCGTGAGAGCATCGCGACAATGCTCAAGAGCCAGCGCGGCCTGCCCGTCACGGCCGAGAATATCTGCATCACCCGCGGCAGCCAGAACGGCATCTTCCTCGCCGCGCATGTCCTGGTCCGCCCCGGTGACACGGTGATCGTCGAGGCGCTGACCTACGAACCGGCGATCGCCGCCTTCCGTGCGCTCGGCGCCAATGTCGTCGCGGTCGGTCTCGACGAGGACGGCATCGACATCGAAGCGGTCGAGCATGCCTGCCGCCGCAACGCGGTACGCGCGGTGTTCGTGACGCCGCACCACCAGTTCCCTACCACCGTCTCGCTCCGCCCCGAGCGCCGGCTGCGCCTGCTCGAGCTCTCGCACCAGTTCGGCTATGCGATCATCGAGGACGATTACGACCACGAATTCCACTTCGAATCGCAGCCTTTGCTCCCGATGGCCGGCTATGGCCCGGGCCATGTCATCTATGTCGGCTCGATGTCGAAGCTGCTGCTGCCGGCGCTGCGCATCGGCTATGTCGCAGCGCCGCCGCCGGTGATCGATGCGATCGCGCACATGGTCTCCTTGACCGACGGCATGGGCAATGCGCTGACCGAAGACGCCGCTGCCGAGCTGATCGAGAATGGCGAGCTCAGGCGCCACGCGCGGAAGGTGCGTCAGGTCTATGCCAAGCGCCGCGAGAGCTTCGCCGCCGAGATCGACCGCACGCTCGGCGACATCGCCGATTACAAGATGCCCGATGGCGGCCTCGCCTTCTGGCTGCGCTTCCGCACCGATCTCGACGCGATGGAGGCGCGCGCCGCGGCGATGGGGCTACGCTTTGCATCGTCGCGCTCGTTCATGACACGCGACGATGCCCCGCGCGGCCTGCGCATCGGCTTCGCCAGCCTGAATGAGCACGAGGCGCGCACCGCGGTCGCTGCGCTGCGCGAGGCGGCGGGGTGA
- a CDS encoding amidohydrolase yields MLGRRGLLVLGAGTAAAAVTHHAFAAEGDLDTAYINARVWTGAGPTVRSDAIGVKGDRIAAIGADAVRARTGKRTRVIDLKGAFVTPGFIDPHVHFVMASTMLSQPSLRDAANPKEFVERIAAAARTLPKGQWLEGGNWDQDRWGGEMPHRKWIDAVTPDTPVAVVRYDLHMMFLNSLALKLAGIDRNTVAPPGGVIEKDADGEPTGIIKDTVKEMVLRAIGTPTPEQIDATTRKGIDLALSKGVTQVHPTELETISFDSTRRLREKGETGLRFRHYLPLKDWETQAALIKEQGRGDDWVQWGACKVVFDGSLGSRTARFYEPYHDEPGTRGVIVTDPGDLRRWITGADKAGIQVTAHAIGDEANDIVLDTFAAVAKANGPRDRRFRVEHVQHMKPAAIPRFKAQDVIASVQPYHAIDDGRWAVRRIGEKRLETSFAFGSLVRSGAHVCMGSDWPVAPIDPLTGLEAAVDRETIDGKNPRGWYPEQRVTLAQAMRCYTREGAYAGFNEKKTGLIAPGLLADFVVWDRDFFAIDSHLLLKAKALRTIVGGVQRYG; encoded by the coding sequence ATGCTCGGCCGCCGCGGACTTCTCGTGCTGGGCGCCGGCACCGCGGCCGCCGCGGTCACGCACCATGCCTTCGCAGCCGAGGGCGACCTCGACACCGCCTATATCAATGCCCGCGTCTGGACCGGCGCAGGCCCCACCGTCCGCAGCGATGCGATCGGGGTGAAGGGCGACCGCATCGCCGCGATCGGCGCCGATGCGGTCCGCGCGCGCACCGGCAAGCGCACCCGCGTGATCGACCTCAAGGGCGCGTTCGTCACCCCCGGCTTCATCGATCCGCACGTCCATTTCGTGATGGCCTCGACGATGCTGTCGCAGCCCTCGCTGCGCGACGCCGCCAACCCGAAGGAGTTCGTCGAGCGCATCGCCGCAGCGGCCAGGACATTGCCCAAGGGCCAATGGCTCGAGGGCGGCAACTGGGATCAGGACCGCTGGGGCGGCGAGATGCCGCACCGCAAGTGGATCGATGCCGTCACCCCCGACACGCCGGTCGCGGTGGTGCGCTACGACCTCCACATGATGTTCCTCAACTCGCTGGCATTGAAGCTCGCGGGGATCGACCGCAACACCGTCGCCCCGCCGGGCGGGGTGATCGAGAAGGATGCCGACGGCGAACCTACCGGGATTATCAAGGACACCGTCAAGGAAATGGTCCTGCGCGCGATCGGCACCCCGACGCCCGAGCAGATCGACGCGACGACGCGCAAGGGGATCGACCTCGCGCTGAGCAAGGGTGTGACACAGGTCCACCCGACCGAGCTCGAGACGATCAGCTTCGATTCGACTCGCCGCCTGCGCGAAAAGGGCGAGACCGGGCTGCGATTCCGCCACTATCTCCCGCTCAAGGATTGGGAGACGCAGGCCGCTCTGATCAAGGAACAAGGCCGCGGCGACGACTGGGTCCAGTGGGGCGCGTGCAAGGTGGTGTTCGACGGCTCGCTCGGCTCACGCACCGCGCGCTTCTACGAACCCTATCATGACGAGCCGGGCACGCGCGGCGTGATCGTCACCGATCCGGGCGATCTCAGGCGCTGGATCACCGGCGCGGACAAGGCCGGCATCCAGGTCACCGCGCACGCGATCGGCGACGAGGCCAACGACATCGTCCTCGACACCTTCGCCGCCGTCGCCAAGGCCAACGGCCCGCGCGACCGCCGCTTCCGCGTCGAGCATGTCCAGCACATGAAGCCCGCCGCGATCCCGCGTTTCAAGGCGCAGGATGTGATCGCCTCGGTCCAGCCCTATCACGCGATCGACGACGGCCGCTGGGCGGTGCGCCGCATCGGCGAGAAACGGCTCGAGACCAGCTTCGCCTTCGGCTCGCTGGTCCGTTCGGGCGCGCATGTCTGCATGGGCTCGGACTGGCCGGTCGCGCCGATCGACCCGTTGACGGGGCTCGAGGCCGCGGTCGACCGCGAGACGATCGACGGCAAGAACCCGCGGGGTTGGTATCCCGAGCAGCGCGTCACGCTCGCCCAGGCGATGCGCTGCTACACGCGCGAAGGCGCTTATGCCGGCTTCAACGAGAAGAAGACGGGCCTGATCGCGCCCGGCCTGCTCGCCGATTTCGTGGTCTGGGATCGCGACTTTTTTGCGATTGACTCGCATTTACTTCTCAAGGCAAAGGCCCTCCGGACCATCGTGGGTGGCGTGCAGCGTTACGGTTGA